A window from Myripristis murdjan chromosome 11, fMyrMur1.1, whole genome shotgun sequence encodes these proteins:
- the nkiras1 gene encoding NF-kappa-B inhibitor-interacting Ras-like protein 1, with protein MGKGCKVVVCGQASVGKTAILEQLLYGSHTVGSESSETQEDVYVASVETDRGVKEQLRLYDTRGLHDGLDLPKHYYSVADGFVLVYSVDSLESFKKVDILKKEIDKSRDKKEVTVIVLGNKTDLRERRQVDQETAQQWARGEKVKLWEVSVTERNSLIEPFTMLTSRLTQPQSKSAFPLPGRKSKGTPSNDI; from the exons ATGGGGAAAGGCTGTAAGGTCGTGGTGTGCGGCCAGGCGTCAGTCGGGAAAACTGCCAtcctggagcagctgctgtACGGCAGCCACACTGTCG GTTCTGAATCCAGCGAGACCCAGGAGGATGTGTACGTGGCCTCGGTGGAAACCGACCGTggtgtgaaggagcagctgaggCTCTACGACACCAGGGGCCTCCATGATGGACTGGACCTCCCCAAGCACTACTACTCAGTGGCAGACGGCTTCGTGCTCGTCTACAGCGTGGACAGCTTGGAGTCCTTTAAGAAGGTGGACATTCTGAAGAAGGAAATTGATAAGTCCAGAGATAAAAAGGAG GTCACCGTCATCGTGCTGGGGAACAAGACAGACCTGCGTGAGCGCCGTCAAGTCGACCAGGAGACGGCACAGCAGTGGGCACGAGGCGAGAAGGTCAAGCTGTGGGAAGTGAGCGTCACCGAAAGGAACTCCCTCATCGAGCCGTTCACCATGCTGACCAGCCGCCTCACCCAGCCGCAGAGCAAGTCCGCCTTCCCTCTGCCCGGACGCAAGAGCAAGGGTACCCCATCCAACGACATCTGA